A section of the Papio anubis isolate 15944 chromosome 2, Panubis1.0, whole genome shotgun sequence genome encodes:
- the COL8A1 gene encoding collagen alpha-1(VIII) chain isoform X2, with protein MVMAVLPGPLQLLGVLLTISLGSIRLIQAGAYYGIKPLPPQIPPQMPPQIPQYQPLGQQVPHMPLAKDGLAMGKEMPHLQYGKEYPHLPQYMKEIQPAPRMGMEAVPKKGKEIPLASLRGEQGPRGEPGPRGPPGPPGLPGHGIPGIKGKPGPQGYPGVGKPGMPGMPGKPGAMGMPGAKGEIGQKGEIGPMGIPGPQGPPGPHGLPGIGKPGGPGLPGQPGPKGDRGPKGLPGPQGLRGPKGDKGFGMPGAPGVKGPPGMHGPPGPVGLPGVGKPGVTGFPGPQGPLGKPGAPGEPGPQGPIGVPGVQGPPGIPGVGKPGQDGIPGQPGFPGGKGEQGLPGLPGPPGLPGIGKPGFPGPKGDRGMGGVPGALGPRGEKGPIGAPGIGGPPGEPGLPGIPGPMGPPGAIGFPGLKGEGGIVGPQGPPGPKGEPGLQGFPGKPGFLGEVGPPGMRGLPGPIGPKGEAGLKGVPGLPGVPGLLGPKGEPGIPGDQGLQGPPGIPGIGGPSGPIGPPGIPGPKGEPGLPGPPGFPGVGKPGVAGLHGPPGKPGALGPQGQPGLPGPPGPPGPPGPPALMPPTPPPQGEYLPDMGLGIDGVKPPHAYGAKKGKNGGPAYEMPAFTAELTAPFPPVGAPVKFDKLLYNGRQNYNPQTGIFTCEVPGVYYFAYHVHCKGGNVWVALFKNNEPVMYTYDEYKKGFLDQASGSAVLLLRPGDRVFLQMPSEQAAGLYAGQYVHSSFSGYLLYPM; from the exons GTGATGGCTGTGCTGCCTggccctctgcagctgctgggagTGCTGCTTACCATTTCCCTGGGCTCCATCAGGCTCATTCAGGCTGGTGCCTACTATGGGATCAAGCCGCTGCCACCTCAAATTCCTCCTCAGATGCCACCACAAATTCCACAATACCAGCCCCTGGGTCAACAAGTACCTCACATGCCTTTGGCCAAAGATGGCCTTGCCATGGGCAAGGAGATGCCCCACTTGCAGTATGGCAAAGAGTATCCGCACCTACCCCAATATATGAAGGAAATTCAACCGGCGCCAAGAATGGGCATGGAAGCAGTACCCAAGAAAGGCAAAG AAATACCATTAGCCAGTTTACGAGGGGAACAAGGTCCCCGTGGAGAGCCTGGCCCAAGAGGACCACCTGGGCCCCCTGGTTTACCAGGTCATGGGATACCTGGAATTAAAGGAAAACCAGGGCCACAGGGATATCCAGGAGTTGGAAAGCCAGGTATGCCTGGAATGCCAGGGAAGCCAGGAGCCATGGGCATGCCTGGGGCAAAAGGAGAAATTGGACAGAAAGGGGAAATTGGGCCTATGGGGATCCCAGGACCACAAGGACCTCCAGGGCCTCACGGACTTCCTGGCATTGGGAAGCCAGGTGGGCCAGGGTTACCAGGGCAACCAGGACCAAAGGGTGATCGAGGACCCAAAGGACTACCAGGACCTCAAGGCCTTCGGGGTCCTAAAGGAGACAAGGGCTTCGGGATGCCAGGTGCACCAGGTGTAAAGGGCCCTCCAGGGATGCATGGCCCTCCTGGCCCTGTTGGACTGCCAGGAGTGGGCAAACCAGGAGTGACAGGCTTCCCTGGACCCCAGGGCCCCCTGGGAAAGCCAGGGGCTCCAGGAGAACCTGGGCCACAAGGCCCTATTGGGGTACCAGGGGTTCAAGGACCTCCTGGGATACCTGGAGTTGGAAAGCCAGGCCAGGATGGGATCCCAGGCCAGCCAGGATTTCCAGGTGGCAAAGGGGAGCAAGGACTGCCAGGGTTACCAGGACCTCCAGGCCTTCCAGGGATTGGGAAACCAGGCTTCCCAGGACCCAAAGGTGACCGGGGCATGGGAGGTGTTCCTGGGGCTCTTGGACCAAGAGGGGAGAAAGGACCAATAGGTGCCCCAGGAATAGGGGGTCCTCCAGGCGAGCCAGGCCTGCCTGGAATCCCAGGTCCTATGGGCCCTCCAGGTGCTATTGGTTTTCCTGGACTCAAAGGAGAAGGTGGGATTGTAGGGCCACAGGGGCCACCAGGTCCCAAGGGTGAGCCAGGGCTTCAAGGCTTCCCAGGAAAGCCAGGTTTCCTTGGCGAAGTAGGGCCTCCTGGCATGAGGGGTTTGCCAGGTCCCATAGGGCCCAAGGGGGAAGCTGGGCTCAAAGGTGTGCCAGGACTCCCTGGTGTTCCAGGGCTTCTCGGACCTAAGGGAGAGCCAGGAATCCCAGGGGATCAGGGTTTACAGGGCCCCCCAGGTATCCCAGGGATTGGGGGCCCTAGTGGCCCCATTGGACCACCTGGGATTCCAGGCCCCAAAGGGGAGCCTGGCCTCCCAGGGCCCCCTGGGTTCCCTGGTGTAGGGAAACCCGGAGTGGCAGGACTTCATGGCCCCCCAGGGAAGCCTGGTGCTCTTGGtcctcaaggccagcctggccttcCAGGACCCCCAGGCCCTCCAGGACCCCCAGGACCCCCAGCCTTGATGCCCCCTACACCACCACCCCAGGGAGAGTATCTGCCAGATATGGGGCTGGGAATTGATGGCGTGAAACCCCCCCATGCCTACGGGGCTAAGAAAGGCAAGAACGGAGGGCCAGCCTACGAGATGCCTGCATTTACCGCCGAGCTAACCGCACCTTTCCCACCGGTGGGGGCCCCAGTGAAGTTTGACAAACTGCTCTATAACGGCAGACAGAACTACAACCCGCAGACGGGCATCTTCACCTGTGAGGTCCCTGGTGTCTACTACTTTGCATACCACGTTCACTGCAAGGGGGGCAACGTGTGGGTTGCTCTATTCAAGAACAACGAGCCCGTGATGTACACGTATGACGAGTACAAAAAGGGCTTCCTGGACCAGGCATCTGGGAGTGCAGTGCTGCTGCTCAGGCCCGGAGACCGGGTGTTCCTCCAGATGCCCTCAGAACAGGCTGCAGGACTGTATGCCGGGCAGTATGTCCACTCCTCCTTTTCAGGATATTTATTGTATcccatgtaa
- the COL8A1 gene encoding collagen alpha-1(VIII) chain isoform X1 → MVMAVLPGPLQLLGVLLTISLGSIRLIQAGAYYGIKPLPPQIPPQMPPQIPQYQPLGQQVPHMPLAKDGLAMGKEMPHLQYGKEYPHLPQYMKEIQPAPRMGMEAVPKKGKVEIPLASLRGEQGPRGEPGPRGPPGPPGLPGHGIPGIKGKPGPQGYPGVGKPGMPGMPGKPGAMGMPGAKGEIGQKGEIGPMGIPGPQGPPGPHGLPGIGKPGGPGLPGQPGPKGDRGPKGLPGPQGLRGPKGDKGFGMPGAPGVKGPPGMHGPPGPVGLPGVGKPGVTGFPGPQGPLGKPGAPGEPGPQGPIGVPGVQGPPGIPGVGKPGQDGIPGQPGFPGGKGEQGLPGLPGPPGLPGIGKPGFPGPKGDRGMGGVPGALGPRGEKGPIGAPGIGGPPGEPGLPGIPGPMGPPGAIGFPGLKGEGGIVGPQGPPGPKGEPGLQGFPGKPGFLGEVGPPGMRGLPGPIGPKGEAGLKGVPGLPGVPGLLGPKGEPGIPGDQGLQGPPGIPGIGGPSGPIGPPGIPGPKGEPGLPGPPGFPGVGKPGVAGLHGPPGKPGALGPQGQPGLPGPPGPPGPPGPPALMPPTPPPQGEYLPDMGLGIDGVKPPHAYGAKKGKNGGPAYEMPAFTAELTAPFPPVGAPVKFDKLLYNGRQNYNPQTGIFTCEVPGVYYFAYHVHCKGGNVWVALFKNNEPVMYTYDEYKKGFLDQASGSAVLLLRPGDRVFLQMPSEQAAGLYAGQYVHSSFSGYLLYPM, encoded by the exons GTGATGGCTGTGCTGCCTggccctctgcagctgctgggagTGCTGCTTACCATTTCCCTGGGCTCCATCAGGCTCATTCAGGCTGGTGCCTACTATGGGATCAAGCCGCTGCCACCTCAAATTCCTCCTCAGATGCCACCACAAATTCCACAATACCAGCCCCTGGGTCAACAAGTACCTCACATGCCTTTGGCCAAAGATGGCCTTGCCATGGGCAAGGAGATGCCCCACTTGCAGTATGGCAAAGAGTATCCGCACCTACCCCAATATATGAAGGAAATTCAACCGGCGCCAAGAATGGGCATGGAAGCAGTACCCAAGAAAGGCAAAG tAGAAATACCATTAGCCAGTTTACGAGGGGAACAAGGTCCCCGTGGAGAGCCTGGCCCAAGAGGACCACCTGGGCCCCCTGGTTTACCAGGTCATGGGATACCTGGAATTAAAGGAAAACCAGGGCCACAGGGATATCCAGGAGTTGGAAAGCCAGGTATGCCTGGAATGCCAGGGAAGCCAGGAGCCATGGGCATGCCTGGGGCAAAAGGAGAAATTGGACAGAAAGGGGAAATTGGGCCTATGGGGATCCCAGGACCACAAGGACCTCCAGGGCCTCACGGACTTCCTGGCATTGGGAAGCCAGGTGGGCCAGGGTTACCAGGGCAACCAGGACCAAAGGGTGATCGAGGACCCAAAGGACTACCAGGACCTCAAGGCCTTCGGGGTCCTAAAGGAGACAAGGGCTTCGGGATGCCAGGTGCACCAGGTGTAAAGGGCCCTCCAGGGATGCATGGCCCTCCTGGCCCTGTTGGACTGCCAGGAGTGGGCAAACCAGGAGTGACAGGCTTCCCTGGACCCCAGGGCCCCCTGGGAAAGCCAGGGGCTCCAGGAGAACCTGGGCCACAAGGCCCTATTGGGGTACCAGGGGTTCAAGGACCTCCTGGGATACCTGGAGTTGGAAAGCCAGGCCAGGATGGGATCCCAGGCCAGCCAGGATTTCCAGGTGGCAAAGGGGAGCAAGGACTGCCAGGGTTACCAGGACCTCCAGGCCTTCCAGGGATTGGGAAACCAGGCTTCCCAGGACCCAAAGGTGACCGGGGCATGGGAGGTGTTCCTGGGGCTCTTGGACCAAGAGGGGAGAAAGGACCAATAGGTGCCCCAGGAATAGGGGGTCCTCCAGGCGAGCCAGGCCTGCCTGGAATCCCAGGTCCTATGGGCCCTCCAGGTGCTATTGGTTTTCCTGGACTCAAAGGAGAAGGTGGGATTGTAGGGCCACAGGGGCCACCAGGTCCCAAGGGTGAGCCAGGGCTTCAAGGCTTCCCAGGAAAGCCAGGTTTCCTTGGCGAAGTAGGGCCTCCTGGCATGAGGGGTTTGCCAGGTCCCATAGGGCCCAAGGGGGAAGCTGGGCTCAAAGGTGTGCCAGGACTCCCTGGTGTTCCAGGGCTTCTCGGACCTAAGGGAGAGCCAGGAATCCCAGGGGATCAGGGTTTACAGGGCCCCCCAGGTATCCCAGGGATTGGGGGCCCTAGTGGCCCCATTGGACCACCTGGGATTCCAGGCCCCAAAGGGGAGCCTGGCCTCCCAGGGCCCCCTGGGTTCCCTGGTGTAGGGAAACCCGGAGTGGCAGGACTTCATGGCCCCCCAGGGAAGCCTGGTGCTCTTGGtcctcaaggccagcctggccttcCAGGACCCCCAGGCCCTCCAGGACCCCCAGGACCCCCAGCCTTGATGCCCCCTACACCACCACCCCAGGGAGAGTATCTGCCAGATATGGGGCTGGGAATTGATGGCGTGAAACCCCCCCATGCCTACGGGGCTAAGAAAGGCAAGAACGGAGGGCCAGCCTACGAGATGCCTGCATTTACCGCCGAGCTAACCGCACCTTTCCCACCGGTGGGGGCCCCAGTGAAGTTTGACAAACTGCTCTATAACGGCAGACAGAACTACAACCCGCAGACGGGCATCTTCACCTGTGAGGTCCCTGGTGTCTACTACTTTGCATACCACGTTCACTGCAAGGGGGGCAACGTGTGGGTTGCTCTATTCAAGAACAACGAGCCCGTGATGTACACGTATGACGAGTACAAAAAGGGCTTCCTGGACCAGGCATCTGGGAGTGCAGTGCTGCTGCTCAGGCCCGGAGACCGGGTGTTCCTCCAGATGCCCTCAGAACAGGCTGCAGGACTGTATGCCGGGCAGTATGTCCACTCCTCCTTTTCAGGATATTTATTGTATcccatgtaa
- the COL8A1 gene encoding collagen alpha-1(VIII) chain isoform X4 encodes MAVLPGPLQLLGVLLTISLGSIRLIQAGAYYGIKPLPPQIPPQMPPQIPQYQPLGQQVPHMPLAKDGLAMGKEMPHLQYGKEYPHLPQYMKEIQPAPRMGMEAVPKKGKEIPLASLRGEQGPRGEPGPRGPPGPPGLPGHGIPGIKGKPGPQGYPGVGKPGMPGMPGKPGAMGMPGAKGEIGQKGEIGPMGIPGPQGPPGPHGLPGIGKPGGPGLPGQPGPKGDRGPKGLPGPQGLRGPKGDKGFGMPGAPGVKGPPGMHGPPGPVGLPGVGKPGVTGFPGPQGPLGKPGAPGEPGPQGPIGVPGVQGPPGIPGVGKPGQDGIPGQPGFPGGKGEQGLPGLPGPPGLPGIGKPGFPGPKGDRGMGGVPGALGPRGEKGPIGAPGIGGPPGEPGLPGIPGPMGPPGAIGFPGLKGEGGIVGPQGPPGPKGEPGLQGFPGKPGFLGEVGPPGMRGLPGPIGPKGEAGLKGVPGLPGVPGLLGPKGEPGIPGDQGLQGPPGIPGIGGPSGPIGPPGIPGPKGEPGLPGPPGFPGVGKPGVAGLHGPPGKPGALGPQGQPGLPGPPGPPGPPGPPALMPPTPPPQGEYLPDMGLGIDGVKPPHAYGAKKGKNGGPAYEMPAFTAELTAPFPPVGAPVKFDKLLYNGRQNYNPQTGIFTCEVPGVYYFAYHVHCKGGNVWVALFKNNEPVMYTYDEYKKGFLDQASGSAVLLLRPGDRVFLQMPSEQAAGLYAGQYVHSSFSGYLLYPM; translated from the exons ATGGCTGTGCTGCCTggccctctgcagctgctgggagTGCTGCTTACCATTTCCCTGGGCTCCATCAGGCTCATTCAGGCTGGTGCCTACTATGGGATCAAGCCGCTGCCACCTCAAATTCCTCCTCAGATGCCACCACAAATTCCACAATACCAGCCCCTGGGTCAACAAGTACCTCACATGCCTTTGGCCAAAGATGGCCTTGCCATGGGCAAGGAGATGCCCCACTTGCAGTATGGCAAAGAGTATCCGCACCTACCCCAATATATGAAGGAAATTCAACCGGCGCCAAGAATGGGCATGGAAGCAGTACCCAAGAAAGGCAAAG AAATACCATTAGCCAGTTTACGAGGGGAACAAGGTCCCCGTGGAGAGCCTGGCCCAAGAGGACCACCTGGGCCCCCTGGTTTACCAGGTCATGGGATACCTGGAATTAAAGGAAAACCAGGGCCACAGGGATATCCAGGAGTTGGAAAGCCAGGTATGCCTGGAATGCCAGGGAAGCCAGGAGCCATGGGCATGCCTGGGGCAAAAGGAGAAATTGGACAGAAAGGGGAAATTGGGCCTATGGGGATCCCAGGACCACAAGGACCTCCAGGGCCTCACGGACTTCCTGGCATTGGGAAGCCAGGTGGGCCAGGGTTACCAGGGCAACCAGGACCAAAGGGTGATCGAGGACCCAAAGGACTACCAGGACCTCAAGGCCTTCGGGGTCCTAAAGGAGACAAGGGCTTCGGGATGCCAGGTGCACCAGGTGTAAAGGGCCCTCCAGGGATGCATGGCCCTCCTGGCCCTGTTGGACTGCCAGGAGTGGGCAAACCAGGAGTGACAGGCTTCCCTGGACCCCAGGGCCCCCTGGGAAAGCCAGGGGCTCCAGGAGAACCTGGGCCACAAGGCCCTATTGGGGTACCAGGGGTTCAAGGACCTCCTGGGATACCTGGAGTTGGAAAGCCAGGCCAGGATGGGATCCCAGGCCAGCCAGGATTTCCAGGTGGCAAAGGGGAGCAAGGACTGCCAGGGTTACCAGGACCTCCAGGCCTTCCAGGGATTGGGAAACCAGGCTTCCCAGGACCCAAAGGTGACCGGGGCATGGGAGGTGTTCCTGGGGCTCTTGGACCAAGAGGGGAGAAAGGACCAATAGGTGCCCCAGGAATAGGGGGTCCTCCAGGCGAGCCAGGCCTGCCTGGAATCCCAGGTCCTATGGGCCCTCCAGGTGCTATTGGTTTTCCTGGACTCAAAGGAGAAGGTGGGATTGTAGGGCCACAGGGGCCACCAGGTCCCAAGGGTGAGCCAGGGCTTCAAGGCTTCCCAGGAAAGCCAGGTTTCCTTGGCGAAGTAGGGCCTCCTGGCATGAGGGGTTTGCCAGGTCCCATAGGGCCCAAGGGGGAAGCTGGGCTCAAAGGTGTGCCAGGACTCCCTGGTGTTCCAGGGCTTCTCGGACCTAAGGGAGAGCCAGGAATCCCAGGGGATCAGGGTTTACAGGGCCCCCCAGGTATCCCAGGGATTGGGGGCCCTAGTGGCCCCATTGGACCACCTGGGATTCCAGGCCCCAAAGGGGAGCCTGGCCTCCCAGGGCCCCCTGGGTTCCCTGGTGTAGGGAAACCCGGAGTGGCAGGACTTCATGGCCCCCCAGGGAAGCCTGGTGCTCTTGGtcctcaaggccagcctggccttcCAGGACCCCCAGGCCCTCCAGGACCCCCAGGACCCCCAGCCTTGATGCCCCCTACACCACCACCCCAGGGAGAGTATCTGCCAGATATGGGGCTGGGAATTGATGGCGTGAAACCCCCCCATGCCTACGGGGCTAAGAAAGGCAAGAACGGAGGGCCAGCCTACGAGATGCCTGCATTTACCGCCGAGCTAACCGCACCTTTCCCACCGGTGGGGGCCCCAGTGAAGTTTGACAAACTGCTCTATAACGGCAGACAGAACTACAACCCGCAGACGGGCATCTTCACCTGTGAGGTCCCTGGTGTCTACTACTTTGCATACCACGTTCACTGCAAGGGGGGCAACGTGTGGGTTGCTCTATTCAAGAACAACGAGCCCGTGATGTACACGTATGACGAGTACAAAAAGGGCTTCCTGGACCAGGCATCTGGGAGTGCAGTGCTGCTGCTCAGGCCCGGAGACCGGGTGTTCCTCCAGATGCCCTCAGAACAGGCTGCAGGACTGTATGCCGGGCAGTATGTCCACTCCTCCTTTTCAGGATATTTATTGTATcccatgtaa
- the COL8A1 gene encoding collagen alpha-1(VIII) chain isoform X3, giving the protein MAVLPGPLQLLGVLLTISLGSIRLIQAGAYYGIKPLPPQIPPQMPPQIPQYQPLGQQVPHMPLAKDGLAMGKEMPHLQYGKEYPHLPQYMKEIQPAPRMGMEAVPKKGKVEIPLASLRGEQGPRGEPGPRGPPGPPGLPGHGIPGIKGKPGPQGYPGVGKPGMPGMPGKPGAMGMPGAKGEIGQKGEIGPMGIPGPQGPPGPHGLPGIGKPGGPGLPGQPGPKGDRGPKGLPGPQGLRGPKGDKGFGMPGAPGVKGPPGMHGPPGPVGLPGVGKPGVTGFPGPQGPLGKPGAPGEPGPQGPIGVPGVQGPPGIPGVGKPGQDGIPGQPGFPGGKGEQGLPGLPGPPGLPGIGKPGFPGPKGDRGMGGVPGALGPRGEKGPIGAPGIGGPPGEPGLPGIPGPMGPPGAIGFPGLKGEGGIVGPQGPPGPKGEPGLQGFPGKPGFLGEVGPPGMRGLPGPIGPKGEAGLKGVPGLPGVPGLLGPKGEPGIPGDQGLQGPPGIPGIGGPSGPIGPPGIPGPKGEPGLPGPPGFPGVGKPGVAGLHGPPGKPGALGPQGQPGLPGPPGPPGPPGPPALMPPTPPPQGEYLPDMGLGIDGVKPPHAYGAKKGKNGGPAYEMPAFTAELTAPFPPVGAPVKFDKLLYNGRQNYNPQTGIFTCEVPGVYYFAYHVHCKGGNVWVALFKNNEPVMYTYDEYKKGFLDQASGSAVLLLRPGDRVFLQMPSEQAAGLYAGQYVHSSFSGYLLYPM; this is encoded by the exons ATGGCTGTGCTGCCTggccctctgcagctgctgggagTGCTGCTTACCATTTCCCTGGGCTCCATCAGGCTCATTCAGGCTGGTGCCTACTATGGGATCAAGCCGCTGCCACCTCAAATTCCTCCTCAGATGCCACCACAAATTCCACAATACCAGCCCCTGGGTCAACAAGTACCTCACATGCCTTTGGCCAAAGATGGCCTTGCCATGGGCAAGGAGATGCCCCACTTGCAGTATGGCAAAGAGTATCCGCACCTACCCCAATATATGAAGGAAATTCAACCGGCGCCAAGAATGGGCATGGAAGCAGTACCCAAGAAAGGCAAAG tAGAAATACCATTAGCCAGTTTACGAGGGGAACAAGGTCCCCGTGGAGAGCCTGGCCCAAGAGGACCACCTGGGCCCCCTGGTTTACCAGGTCATGGGATACCTGGAATTAAAGGAAAACCAGGGCCACAGGGATATCCAGGAGTTGGAAAGCCAGGTATGCCTGGAATGCCAGGGAAGCCAGGAGCCATGGGCATGCCTGGGGCAAAAGGAGAAATTGGACAGAAAGGGGAAATTGGGCCTATGGGGATCCCAGGACCACAAGGACCTCCAGGGCCTCACGGACTTCCTGGCATTGGGAAGCCAGGTGGGCCAGGGTTACCAGGGCAACCAGGACCAAAGGGTGATCGAGGACCCAAAGGACTACCAGGACCTCAAGGCCTTCGGGGTCCTAAAGGAGACAAGGGCTTCGGGATGCCAGGTGCACCAGGTGTAAAGGGCCCTCCAGGGATGCATGGCCCTCCTGGCCCTGTTGGACTGCCAGGAGTGGGCAAACCAGGAGTGACAGGCTTCCCTGGACCCCAGGGCCCCCTGGGAAAGCCAGGGGCTCCAGGAGAACCTGGGCCACAAGGCCCTATTGGGGTACCAGGGGTTCAAGGACCTCCTGGGATACCTGGAGTTGGAAAGCCAGGCCAGGATGGGATCCCAGGCCAGCCAGGATTTCCAGGTGGCAAAGGGGAGCAAGGACTGCCAGGGTTACCAGGACCTCCAGGCCTTCCAGGGATTGGGAAACCAGGCTTCCCAGGACCCAAAGGTGACCGGGGCATGGGAGGTGTTCCTGGGGCTCTTGGACCAAGAGGGGAGAAAGGACCAATAGGTGCCCCAGGAATAGGGGGTCCTCCAGGCGAGCCAGGCCTGCCTGGAATCCCAGGTCCTATGGGCCCTCCAGGTGCTATTGGTTTTCCTGGACTCAAAGGAGAAGGTGGGATTGTAGGGCCACAGGGGCCACCAGGTCCCAAGGGTGAGCCAGGGCTTCAAGGCTTCCCAGGAAAGCCAGGTTTCCTTGGCGAAGTAGGGCCTCCTGGCATGAGGGGTTTGCCAGGTCCCATAGGGCCCAAGGGGGAAGCTGGGCTCAAAGGTGTGCCAGGACTCCCTGGTGTTCCAGGGCTTCTCGGACCTAAGGGAGAGCCAGGAATCCCAGGGGATCAGGGTTTACAGGGCCCCCCAGGTATCCCAGGGATTGGGGGCCCTAGTGGCCCCATTGGACCACCTGGGATTCCAGGCCCCAAAGGGGAGCCTGGCCTCCCAGGGCCCCCTGGGTTCCCTGGTGTAGGGAAACCCGGAGTGGCAGGACTTCATGGCCCCCCAGGGAAGCCTGGTGCTCTTGGtcctcaaggccagcctggccttcCAGGACCCCCAGGCCCTCCAGGACCCCCAGGACCCCCAGCCTTGATGCCCCCTACACCACCACCCCAGGGAGAGTATCTGCCAGATATGGGGCTGGGAATTGATGGCGTGAAACCCCCCCATGCCTACGGGGCTAAGAAAGGCAAGAACGGAGGGCCAGCCTACGAGATGCCTGCATTTACCGCCGAGCTAACCGCACCTTTCCCACCGGTGGGGGCCCCAGTGAAGTTTGACAAACTGCTCTATAACGGCAGACAGAACTACAACCCGCAGACGGGCATCTTCACCTGTGAGGTCCCTGGTGTCTACTACTTTGCATACCACGTTCACTGCAAGGGGGGCAACGTGTGGGTTGCTCTATTCAAGAACAACGAGCCCGTGATGTACACGTATGACGAGTACAAAAAGGGCTTCCTGGACCAGGCATCTGGGAGTGCAGTGCTGCTGCTCAGGCCCGGAGACCGGGTGTTCCTCCAGATGCCCTCAGAACAGGCTGCAGGACTGTATGCCGGGCAGTATGTCCACTCCTCCTTTTCAGGATATTTATTGTATcccatgtaa